A part of Xenopus tropicalis strain Nigerian chromosome 4, UCB_Xtro_10.0, whole genome shotgun sequence genomic DNA contains:
- the acsf3 gene encoding acyl-CoA synthetase family member 3, mitochondrial (The RefSeq protein has 2 substitutions, 1 non-frameshifting indel compared to this genomic sequence): MAGGSCHFVSQMRVASFLGRFLYTWSCVRGVQVRTRTPLHSCYFHVSKSSTSSHVVPVFSRAPFFSERTAMVDQHGKHTYKELYIRSQALSKMIIQLLGHPSRNNPPERVSFLCPNNSSYVVCQWAVWMSGAIAVPLYKSHPPSELKYILQDSQSALVVAEESYANVMNPLAEQLGIPVLTMSGSQSLHPSELLQEIEVSKLELDWKDRGAMIIYTSGTTGRPKGVLSTHYNLYSMVSALVTEWGWTKEDSILHVLPLHHVHGVVNKLMCPLWVGATCVMLPDFCPQKVWQHFLRRDAPSINIFMAVPTIYSKLISYYEQHFTHSNVREFVRAACQERIRLMVSGSSALPVPILERWQEITGHTLLERYGMTEIGMALTNPLHGPRVPGAVGNPLPGVEVRTVTQNPRKEGTSYTVHAHGDSTGTMVSVGLENREGELQVQGPAVFKEYWNKPHETQEAFTSDGWFKTGDTAVYKDGTYWILGRTSVDIIKSGGYKVSALEVERHLLGHPSITDVAVIGAPDVTWGQRVAAIVKLRDGHALSLQELKEWARAVMAPYCIPAELIRVEEIPRNQMGKINKKQLLVHFYPQ, translated from the exons ATGGCAGGagggagctgccattttgtttcaCAGATGCGGGTCGGATCCTTTCTGGGGAGATTTCTTTATACTTCATGTGTCCGTGGGGTGCAGGTGAGAACAAGGACCCCACTGCATTCTTGCTACTTTCATGTTTCAAAATCTAGCACTTCATCTCATGTGGTTCCAGTTTTTTCCAGAGCACCTTTTTTTAGTGAAAGAACAGCTATGGTGGACCAGCATGGGAAGCATACATACAAGGAGTTATATATCAGGAGCCAAGCTTTATCTAAAATGATCATCCAGCTCTTGGGTCATCCAAGTCGTAATAATCCACCAGAAAGGGTCTCTTTTCTCTGTCCAAACAACTCGTCATATGTAGTGTGCCAATGGGCAGTATGGATGAGTGGTGCCATTGCTGTGCCTCTCTACAAGAGTCATCCACCTTCTGAGCTAAAGTATATTTTGCAGGATTCCCAGAGTGCTCTGGTTGTGGCAGAGGAAAGTTATGCAAATGTAATGAACCCATTAGCAGAGCAGTTGGGAATTCCAGTGCTGACAATGTCTGGGTCTCAGAACCTTCACCCTTCAGAACTGCTGCAAGAAATCGAAGTATCAAAACTTGAGTTGGACTGGAAAGACAGAGGAGCCATGATAATTTACACAAGTGGAACCACTGGAAGACCAAAGGGTGTTCTCAGCACCCATTACAACCTATATTCTATG GTTTCAGCTCTGGTCACTGAGTGGGGTTGGACAAAAGAAGACAGCATCCTTCATGTACTGCCCCTTCACCATGTTCATGGGGTGGTAAACAAGTTGATGTGCCCCTTGTGGGTAGGAGCAACCTGTGTGATGCTACCAGATTTTTGCCCACAAAAG GTCTGGCAGCACTTTCTCAGGAGAGATGCACCCTCTATCAACATTTTCATGGCAGTGCCAACCATCTACAGCAAGCTGATTTCTTACTATGAGCAGCATTTTACCCATTCCAATGTGCGAGAGTTTGTGCGGGCAGCATGTCAGGAGAGAATCAG ATTAATGGTGTCAGGCTCCTCGGCCCTCCCTGTGCCGATTTTGGAACGTTGGCAAGAGATCACTGGGCATACCCTGTTGGAAAGATATGGCATGACTGAAATCGGGATGGCTTTGACCAATCCACTCCATGGACCCCGTGTGCCTG GTGCAGTTGGTAACCCTCTGCCGGGGGTGGAAGTACGTACTGTTACCCAGAACCCACGGAAAGAGGGCACCTCCTACACTGTCCATGCTCATGGAGATTCTACAGGCACCATG GTCTCTGTTGGTTTGGAGAATAGAGAAGGGGAGCTTCAGGTTCAGGGGCCTGCAGTGTTCAAAGAATATTGGAACAAACCACATGAGACGCAGGAAGCTTTTACCTCAGATGGCTGGTTTAAAACAG GGGATACAGCTGTGTATAAGGACGGCACATACTGGATACTGGGCCGGACATCTGTGGACATTATTAAAAGTGGCGGATATAAGGTCAGCGCCTTAGAGGTAGAGCGCCATCTCCTGGGACATCCCAGCATTACTG ATGTGGCTGTGATCGGAGCTCCAGATGTGACATGGGGGCAGCGTGTAGCAGCTATTGTTAAACTGCGAGATGGACATGCATTGTCATTGCAGGAACTGAAGGAATGGGCCAG GGCAGTCATGGCCCCGTACTGCATTCCTGCTGAGCTCATCCGAGTGGAAGAAATTCCCCGAAACCAGATgggaaaaatcaataaaaagcaGCTGCTGGTTCATTTCTATCCCCAGTAA
- the acsf3 gene encoding malonate--CoA ligase ACSF3, mitochondrial isoform X1, whose amino-acid sequence MAGGSCHFVSQMRVGSFLGRFLYTSCVRGVQVRTRTPLHSCYFHVSKSSTSSHVVPVFSRAPFFSERTAMVDQHGKHTYKELYIRSQALSKMIIQLLGHPSRNNPPERVSFLCPNNSSYVVCQWAVWMSGAIAVPLYKSHPPSELKYILQDSQSALVVAEESYANVMNPLAEQLGIPVLTMSGSQNLHPSELLQEIEVSKLELDWKDRGAMIIYTSGTTGRPKGVLSTHYNLYSMVSALVTEWGWTKEDSILHVLPLHHVHGVVNKLMCPLWVGATCVMLPDFCPQKVWQHFLRRDAPSINIFMAVPTIYSKLISYYEQHFTHSNVREFVRAACQERIRLMVSGSSALPVPILERWQEITGHTLLERYGMTEIGMALTNPLHGPRVPGAVGNPLPGVEVRTVTQNPRKEGTSYTVHAHGDSTGTMVSVGLENREGELQVQGPAVFKEYWNKPHETQEAFTSDGWFKTGDTAVYKDGTYWILGRTSVDIIKSGGYKVSALEVERHLLGHPSITDVAVIGAPDVTWGQRVAAIVKLRDGHALSLQELKEWARAVMAPYCIPAELIRVEEIPRNQMGKINKKQLLVHFYPQ is encoded by the exons ATGGCAGGagggagctgccattttgtttcaCAGATGCGGGTCGGATCCTTTCTGGGGAGATTTCTTTATACTTCATGTGTCCGTGGGGTGCAGGTGAGAACAAGGACCCCACTGCATTCTTGCTACTTTCATGTTTCAAAATCTAGCACTTCATCTCATGTGGTTCCAGTTTTTTCCAGAGCACCTTTTTTTAGTGAAAGAACAGCTATGGTGGACCAGCATGGGAAGCATACATACAAGGAGTTATATATCAGGAGCCAAGCTTTATCTAAAATGATCATCCAGCTCTTGGGTCATCCAAGTCGTAATAATCCACCAGAAAGGGTCTCTTTTCTCTGTCCAAACAACTCGTCATATGTAGTGTGCCAATGGGCAGTATGGATGAGTGGTGCCATTGCTGTGCCTCTCTACAAGAGTCATCCACCTTCTGAGCTAAAGTATATTTTGCAGGATTCCCAGAGTGCTCTGGTTGTGGCAGAGGAAAGTTATGCAAATGTAATGAACCCATTAGCAGAGCAGTTGGGAATTCCAGTGCTGACAATGTCTGGGTCTCAGAACCTTCACCCTTCAGAACTGCTGCAAGAAATCGAAGTATCAAAACTTGAGTTGGACTGGAAAGACAGAGGAGCCATGATAATTTACACAAGTGGAACCACTGGAAGACCAAAGGGTGTTCTCAGCACCCATTACAACCTATATTCTATG GTTTCAGCTCTGGTCACTGAGTGGGGTTGGACAAAAGAAGACAGCATCCTTCATGTACTGCCCCTTCACCATGTTCATGGGGTGGTAAACAAGTTGATGTGCCCCTTGTGGGTAGGAGCAACCTGTGTGATGCTACCAGATTTTTGCCCACAAAAG GTCTGGCAGCACTTTCTCAGGAGAGATGCACCCTCTATCAACATTTTCATGGCAGTGCCAACCATCTACAGCAAGCTGATTTCTTACTATGAGCAGCATTTTACCCATTCCAATGTGCGAGAGTTTGTGCGGGCAGCATGTCAGGAGAGAATCAG ATTAATGGTGTCAGGCTCCTCGGCCCTCCCTGTGCCGATTTTGGAACGTTGGCAAGAGATCACTGGGCATACCCTGTTGGAAAGATATGGCATGACTGAAATCGGGATGGCTTTGACCAATCCACTCCATGGACCCCGTGTGCCTG GTGCAGTTGGTAACCCTCTGCCGGGGGTGGAAGTACGTACTGTTACCCAGAACCCACGGAAAGAGGGCACCTCCTACACTGTCCATGCTCATGGAGATTCTACAGGCACCATG GTCTCTGTTGGTTTGGAGAATAGAGAAGGGGAGCTTCAGGTTCAGGGGCCTGCAGTGTTCAAAGAATATTGGAACAAACCACATGAGACGCAGGAAGCTTTTACCTCAGATGGCTGGTTTAAAACAG GGGATACAGCTGTGTATAAGGACGGCACATACTGGATACTGGGCCGGACATCTGTGGACATTATTAAAAGTGGCGGATATAAGGTCAGCGCCTTAGAGGTAGAGCGCCATCTCCTGGGACATCCCAGCATTACTG ATGTGGCTGTGATCGGAGCTCCAGATGTGACATGGGGGCAGCGTGTAGCAGCTATTGTTAAACTGCGAGATGGACATGCATTGTCATTGCAGGAACTGAAGGAATGGGCCAG GGCAGTCATGGCCCCGTACTGCATTCCTGCTGAGCTCATCCGAGTGGAAGAAATTCCCCGAAACCAGATgggaaaaatcaataaaaagcaGCTGCTGGTTCATTTCTATCCCCAGTAA
- the acsf3 gene encoding malonate--CoA ligase ACSF3, mitochondrial isoform X2, whose product MAGGSCHFVSQMRVGSFLGRFLYTSCVRGVQVRTRTPLHSCYFHVSKSSTSSHVVPVFSRAPFFSERTAMVDQHGKHTYKELYIRSQALSKMIIQLLGHPSRNNPPERVSFLCPNNSSYVVCQWAVWMSGAIAVPLYKSHPPSELKYILQDSQSALVVAEESYANVMNPLAEQLGIPVLTMSGSQNLHPSELLQEIEVSKLELDWKDRGAMIIYTSGTTGRPKGVLSTHYNLYSMVSALVTEWGWTKEDSILHVLPLHHVHGVVNKLMCPLWVGATCVMLPDFCPQKVWQHFLRRDAPSINIFMAVPTIYSKLISYYEQHFTHSNVREFVRAACQERIRLMVSGSSALPVPILERWQEITGHTLLERYGMTEIGMALTNPLHGPRVPGAVGNPLPGVEVRTVTQNPRKEGTSYTVHAHGDSTGTMVSVGLENREGELQVQGPAVFKEYWNKPHETQEAFTSDGWFKTGDTAVYKDGTYWILGRTSVDIIKSGGYKVSALEVERHLLGHPSITDVAVIGAPDVTWGQRVAAIVKLRDGHALSLQELKEWAR is encoded by the exons ATGGCAGGagggagctgccattttgtttcaCAGATGCGGGTCGGATCCTTTCTGGGGAGATTTCTTTATACTTCATGTGTCCGTGGGGTGCAGGTGAGAACAAGGACCCCACTGCATTCTTGCTACTTTCATGTTTCAAAATCTAGCACTTCATCTCATGTGGTTCCAGTTTTTTCCAGAGCACCTTTTTTTAGTGAAAGAACAGCTATGGTGGACCAGCATGGGAAGCATACATACAAGGAGTTATATATCAGGAGCCAAGCTTTATCTAAAATGATCATCCAGCTCTTGGGTCATCCAAGTCGTAATAATCCACCAGAAAGGGTCTCTTTTCTCTGTCCAAACAACTCGTCATATGTAGTGTGCCAATGGGCAGTATGGATGAGTGGTGCCATTGCTGTGCCTCTCTACAAGAGTCATCCACCTTCTGAGCTAAAGTATATTTTGCAGGATTCCCAGAGTGCTCTGGTTGTGGCAGAGGAAAGTTATGCAAATGTAATGAACCCATTAGCAGAGCAGTTGGGAATTCCAGTGCTGACAATGTCTGGGTCTCAGAACCTTCACCCTTCAGAACTGCTGCAAGAAATCGAAGTATCAAAACTTGAGTTGGACTGGAAAGACAGAGGAGCCATGATAATTTACACAAGTGGAACCACTGGAAGACCAAAGGGTGTTCTCAGCACCCATTACAACCTATATTCTATG GTTTCAGCTCTGGTCACTGAGTGGGGTTGGACAAAAGAAGACAGCATCCTTCATGTACTGCCCCTTCACCATGTTCATGGGGTGGTAAACAAGTTGATGTGCCCCTTGTGGGTAGGAGCAACCTGTGTGATGCTACCAGATTTTTGCCCACAAAAG GTCTGGCAGCACTTTCTCAGGAGAGATGCACCCTCTATCAACATTTTCATGGCAGTGCCAACCATCTACAGCAAGCTGATTTCTTACTATGAGCAGCATTTTACCCATTCCAATGTGCGAGAGTTTGTGCGGGCAGCATGTCAGGAGAGAATCAG ATTAATGGTGTCAGGCTCCTCGGCCCTCCCTGTGCCGATTTTGGAACGTTGGCAAGAGATCACTGGGCATACCCTGTTGGAAAGATATGGCATGACTGAAATCGGGATGGCTTTGACCAATCCACTCCATGGACCCCGTGTGCCTG GTGCAGTTGGTAACCCTCTGCCGGGGGTGGAAGTACGTACTGTTACCCAGAACCCACGGAAAGAGGGCACCTCCTACACTGTCCATGCTCATGGAGATTCTACAGGCACCATG GTCTCTGTTGGTTTGGAGAATAGAGAAGGGGAGCTTCAGGTTCAGGGGCCTGCAGTGTTCAAAGAATATTGGAACAAACCACATGAGACGCAGGAAGCTTTTACCTCAGATGGCTGGTTTAAAACAG GGGATACAGCTGTGTATAAGGACGGCACATACTGGATACTGGGCCGGACATCTGTGGACATTATTAAAAGTGGCGGATATAAGGTCAGCGCCTTAGAGGTAGAGCGCCATCTCCTGGGACATCCCAGCATTACTG ATGTGGCTGTGATCGGAGCTCCAGATGTGACATGGGGGCAGCGTGTAGCAGCTATTGTTAAACTGCGAGATGGACATGCATTGTCATTGCAGGAACTGAAGGAATGGGCCAGGTAA
- the acsf3 gene encoding malonate--CoA ligase ACSF3, mitochondrial isoform X3, which yields MVSALVTEWGWTKEDSILHVLPLHHVHGVVNKLMCPLWVGATCVMLPDFCPQKVWQHFLRRDAPSINIFMAVPTIYSKLISYYEQHFTHSNVREFVRAACQERIRLMVSGSSALPVPILERWQEITGHTLLERYGMTEIGMALTNPLHGPRVPGAVGNPLPGVEVRTVTQNPRKEGTSYTVHAHGDSTGTMVSVGLENREGELQVQGPAVFKEYWNKPHETQEAFTSDGWFKTGDTAVYKDGTYWILGRTSVDIIKSGGYKVSALEVERHLLGHPSITDVAVIGAPDVTWGQRVAAIVKLRDGHALSLQELKEWARAVMAPYCIPAELIRVEEIPRNQMGKINKKQLLVHFYPQ from the exons ATG GTTTCAGCTCTGGTCACTGAGTGGGGTTGGACAAAAGAAGACAGCATCCTTCATGTACTGCCCCTTCACCATGTTCATGGGGTGGTAAACAAGTTGATGTGCCCCTTGTGGGTAGGAGCAACCTGTGTGATGCTACCAGATTTTTGCCCACAAAAG GTCTGGCAGCACTTTCTCAGGAGAGATGCACCCTCTATCAACATTTTCATGGCAGTGCCAACCATCTACAGCAAGCTGATTTCTTACTATGAGCAGCATTTTACCCATTCCAATGTGCGAGAGTTTGTGCGGGCAGCATGTCAGGAGAGAATCAG ATTAATGGTGTCAGGCTCCTCGGCCCTCCCTGTGCCGATTTTGGAACGTTGGCAAGAGATCACTGGGCATACCCTGTTGGAAAGATATGGCATGACTGAAATCGGGATGGCTTTGACCAATCCACTCCATGGACCCCGTGTGCCTG GTGCAGTTGGTAACCCTCTGCCGGGGGTGGAAGTACGTACTGTTACCCAGAACCCACGGAAAGAGGGCACCTCCTACACTGTCCATGCTCATGGAGATTCTACAGGCACCATG GTCTCTGTTGGTTTGGAGAATAGAGAAGGGGAGCTTCAGGTTCAGGGGCCTGCAGTGTTCAAAGAATATTGGAACAAACCACATGAGACGCAGGAAGCTTTTACCTCAGATGGCTGGTTTAAAACAG GGGATACAGCTGTGTATAAGGACGGCACATACTGGATACTGGGCCGGACATCTGTGGACATTATTAAAAGTGGCGGATATAAGGTCAGCGCCTTAGAGGTAGAGCGCCATCTCCTGGGACATCCCAGCATTACTG ATGTGGCTGTGATCGGAGCTCCAGATGTGACATGGGGGCAGCGTGTAGCAGCTATTGTTAAACTGCGAGATGGACATGCATTGTCATTGCAGGAACTGAAGGAATGGGCCAG GGCAGTCATGGCCCCGTACTGCATTCCTGCTGAGCTCATCCGAGTGGAAGAAATTCCCCGAAACCAGATgggaaaaatcaataaaaagcaGCTGCTGGTTCATTTCTATCCCCAGTAA